The following are from one region of the Deltaproteobacteria bacterium HGW-Deltaproteobacteria-6 genome:
- a CDS encoding DNA mismatch repair protein MutS: MALDATLNLTPAMKQYVEIKGKYPDCILFYRMGDFYEMFFEDALTAAPILEITLTSRNKTKEDAVPLCGFPYHAASAYITKLVEKGFKVAICEQVEDPKNARGIVKRDVIRVITPGLVLDEENLKAGENNYLACIASGRDTLGLAFLDLSVGEFQIGEFASRDALISAMGGLDFKELLISKSFPDPVLTKMLEAQMPAGCVNYIDAASFEPGMADEILDRELAASVLEKSRIKDRLAAKTAAAAILRYVNSTQMIRASHISEIKYYSPENYLILDETARRNLELFSTIQDSARAGSLFSMVNETLTPMGARRLRWWMGYPLVAPEKIRARLAAVAEIKDNHPVRSNLRKTLSRIYDLERLAGRVALRVATPRDLIALKSSLAVLPQLQSLLADFTAPALAAIRKETTDMSALVDLLSRAIVADPPPRTQDGDFIASGFDDGLDQLRSISRDGKKWIAQLEAKEKQATGINSLKVGFNNVFGYYIEVTKANASQVPASYVRKQTLVNAERYINQELKEFEQTVLNAEEKIRERENQLFDQLRDELMPYVSDIQFNAFRVAELDAFGALAEVAEKFSYTCPEIDEEDIISIRDGRHPVVEAALKKEGFVPNDTLLDLQGNRLLVITGPNMAGKSTYIRQVALIVLLAQMGSFVPATHARIGVVDKIFTRIGASDSLIKGQSTFMVEMMETAQILTDATSRSLVILDEVGRGTSTFDGLSIAWAVAEYIHDFNGRGIRTLFATHYHQLTDLAASKEGAKNYNIAVKEWGEKIIFLRKIMEGGTSRSYGIEVARIAGVPADVIARAKEILQNLEKGEFDEIGMPRIARGKNALMPGNPQLNLFVESEDVILDELRQIDISSMTPLDALNKLSELKSKI; encoded by the coding sequence ATGGCGCTAGACGCGACACTCAACCTCACGCCCGCGATGAAGCAGTATGTCGAAATCAAGGGAAAATATCCCGACTGCATTTTATTTTACCGGATGGGCGACTTTTATGAGATGTTTTTTGAAGACGCCCTGACGGCTGCCCCCATTCTGGAAATCACCCTGACATCGAGAAATAAAACAAAAGAAGACGCTGTTCCGTTATGCGGGTTTCCCTATCACGCCGCCTCCGCCTATATTACCAAACTGGTGGAGAAGGGGTTCAAAGTGGCCATCTGCGAGCAGGTGGAAGATCCGAAGAACGCCAGGGGAATTGTCAAACGCGATGTGATCCGTGTGATCACGCCCGGTCTGGTGCTGGATGAAGAGAATCTGAAAGCGGGAGAAAATAATTATCTGGCCTGTATTGCTTCCGGCCGTGACACGCTGGGACTGGCTTTTCTCGATCTGTCCGTAGGCGAGTTTCAAATTGGCGAGTTCGCAAGCCGCGACGCGCTTATTTCCGCAATGGGCGGTCTGGATTTCAAGGAATTACTGATCAGTAAATCATTTCCTGATCCGGTATTGACGAAAATGCTGGAGGCGCAAATGCCGGCGGGTTGCGTTAATTATATCGATGCCGCATCCTTTGAACCGGGTATGGCCGATGAAATCCTGGATCGTGAACTTGCAGCATCGGTTCTGGAAAAATCAAGAATAAAAGACCGGTTGGCGGCCAAAACCGCGGCAGCTGCCATACTGCGTTATGTCAATTCCACGCAGATGATTCGCGCCAGTCATATTTCTGAAATCAAATATTACTCACCGGAAAATTACCTGATTCTGGATGAGACAGCCCGACGGAATCTGGAATTGTTTTCAACCATTCAGGACAGCGCCCGCGCCGGTTCTCTTTTCTCTATGGTCAATGAAACGCTCACCCCGATGGGTGCAAGGCGTCTGCGCTGGTGGATGGGCTATCCTCTGGTTGCGCCCGAGAAAATCCGCGCAAGGCTTGCGGCTGTTGCCGAAATCAAGGACAATCATCCGGTACGGTCCAATCTTCGCAAGACGCTTTCGCGCATCTATGATCTGGAAAGATTGGCCGGACGCGTCGCACTCCGGGTGGCAACGCCGCGCGACCTGATTGCGCTTAAATCATCACTGGCCGTTTTACCCCAGCTCCAATCTCTGTTGGCTGATTTTACCGCGCCCGCGCTGGCTGCGATTCGCAAAGAGACGACCGACATGTCCGCTTTGGTGGATCTGCTTTCCCGCGCGATTGTTGCTGATCCGCCGCCCCGCACCCAGGATGGCGACTTTATTGCTTCCGGTTTCGATGACGGGCTTGACCAATTGCGCTCGATCAGCCGTGACGGCAAAAAATGGATTGCCCAGCTGGAGGCCAAGGAAAAGCAGGCCACAGGCATCAATTCACTCAAGGTCGGATTTAATAATGTCTTTGGCTACTACATTGAAGTGACCAAGGCTAATGCCTCGCAAGTGCCGGCCTCTTATGTGCGCAAGCAAACGCTGGTCAACGCCGAACGCTATATCAATCAGGAACTGAAGGAATTTGAACAGACGGTGCTCAATGCCGAAGAAAAGATCCGTGAACGCGAAAATCAACTTTTTGATCAGCTTCGCGATGAACTGATGCCGTATGTCTCCGATATTCAGTTCAATGCTTTTCGCGTGGCTGAGCTTGACGCGTTTGGCGCGCTTGCGGAAGTGGCTGAAAAGTTTTCCTATACCTGTCCGGAAATCGATGAGGAAGATATCATCAGCATCAGAGACGGACGCCATCCGGTGGTCGAGGCGGCTTTAAAAAAAGAAGGTTTTGTGCCCAACGATACGCTGCTGGATTTGCAGGGCAACCGTCTGCTGGTCATTACCGGCCCCAACATGGCGGGCAAATCCACTTATATCCGGCAGGTTGCTTTAATCGTGCTTCTGGCCCAGATGGGCAGTTTTGTGCCGGCGACCCACGCCCGGATCGGCGTGGTGGATAAAATTTTCACGCGCATCGGCGCATCGGACAGTTTGATTAAAGGTCAGAGCACCTTTATGGTGGAAATGATGGAGACGGCGCAGATCCTGACGGACGCGACGTCCCGCAGCCTGGTTATTCTCGATGAGGTGGGCAGAGGCACATCGACTTTTGATGGTTTGAGCATTGCCTGGGCGGTAGCCGAATACATTCATGATTTCAACGGGCGCGGTATTCGCACGTTGTTTGCAACCCATTATCACCAGTTGACCGATCTGGCGGCATCCAAAGAAGGCGCTAAAAATTACAATATTGCCGTGAAGGAGTGGGGCGAAAAGATTATTTTCCTGCGCAAGATCATGGAGGGCGGGACGAGCCGCAGCTACGGCATTGAAGTGGCGCGGATCGCCGGTGTGCCGGCCGATGTTATTGCCCGGGCCAAGGAAATTTTGCAGAATCTGGAAAAAGGGGAATTCGACGAGATCGGCATGCCGCGTATTGCCCGCGGCAAGAACGCCTTGATGCCGGGTAATCCCCAGTTAAATTTGTTTGTGGAAAGCGAAGATGTCATTCTGGACGAGCTTCGCCAAATCGATATTTCTTCCATGACGCCGCTCGATGCACTCAATAAACTCAGTGAATTAAAAAGCAAGATATAA
- a CDS encoding MipA/OmpV family protein: MMIARRVVFFMLVLLFLVLPQKSFSAEKPLWELGVGGGFLLMPDYRGSDKTRAYVLPFPYAVYRGGIFRLEDKRISARLFATDRVILDASGYGAVPVRSSDNDARSGMPDLDPTFEFGPAIRIKLLDSKEDKYRLNLSLPVRAVFSTDFSSVRYEGFVFSPRLNYEKGDVIPDTGVRLGISAGPMIANRGYHEYFYRVEPAYATVTRPAYAPSGGYSGSTMTVGLSKKYKQFIFNTFVSADYLKGAAFEDSPLVKTETSWMGGFSITWVFLKSEKTVTDESKLQ, encoded by the coding sequence ATGATGATTGCAAGGCGCGTAGTCTTCTTTATGCTGGTGCTTTTATTTCTGGTATTGCCTCAAAAATCCTTCAGTGCGGAAAAGCCGTTGTGGGAGTTAGGCGTCGGCGGCGGATTTCTGCTGATGCCGGATTATCGCGGTTCGGATAAAACCCGGGCTTATGTTCTGCCGTTTCCTTACGCGGTGTATCGCGGGGGGATCTTCCGGCTGGAAGATAAGCGAATATCGGCACGGCTGTTTGCAACCGACCGGGTGATACTGGATGCGAGCGGATACGGCGCGGTACCGGTGCGCAGCAGCGACAACGATGCGCGGTCAGGCATGCCGGATCTGGACCCTACCTTTGAGTTTGGGCCGGCGATCCGCATCAAACTATTGGATTCCAAAGAAGACAAATATCGTTTGAATCTTTCGCTGCCGGTCCGGGCGGTCTTTTCCACGGATTTCAGCTCCGTGCGTTACGAGGGCTTTGTTTTCAGCCCCAGATTGAATTATGAGAAGGGTGATGTGATCCCCGACACAGGCGTTCGCCTGGGTATATCCGCGGGTCCGATGATTGCCAATCGCGGCTATCATGAATATTTCTACCGGGTCGAACCGGCATATGCCACGGTGACCCGTCCGGCTTACGCGCCGAGCGGTGGTTACAGCGGTTCAACGATGACGGTTGGTCTGAGTAAAAAATACAAACAATTTATTTTTAACACTTTTGTCAGCGCTGATTATCTAAAGGGCGCCGCGTTTGAGGACAGCCCGCTGGTCAAAACCGAGACGTCCTGGATGGGCGGCTTCAGCATTACCTGGGTCTTTTTGAAATCGGAAAAGACGGTTACTGACGAATCAAAGCTTCAATAG
- a CDS encoding integrase, translating into MSKKQITFTDSMVKKLRAESQKYIRSEGNGFTIRILPSGSKTWLYIYGIDGKRREMNLGNYPDVTLETARHKFEDARRKVKNGIDPLREKEEAAEKRRKAPTVSDLCTDYIERHAKRFKRSWAKDESILNRDVVPVWGKRKAADIAKRDVVLLLEGIVNRNAPAMANNCFQIIRKMFNWAIEKDILQHTPCSGVKLPSPKLARERVLSEEEIKTFWQALDLSDLGMSAESRRALKLILVTAQRPGEVTAMHSREIDGRWWTIPSDRAKNGKAHRVYLTDTALDLISSPESNGYIFPSPVRQSKKHPGEEITNPIACNALSVTVRRNLRSPITDKDGRTLFDKEGNPATKNCFGMDHFTPHDLRRTAATFMAKAGEMDEVIDAVLNHNKQGVIKVYNQYRYDKEKKSALETWERKLTSIVTGTKANVIPISAGRSSIRHDK; encoded by the coding sequence ATGAGCAAAAAGCAGATCACATTTACCGACTCTATGGTGAAGAAACTTCGCGCCGAAAGTCAAAAATATATCCGTTCAGAAGGGAACGGCTTCACCATCCGAATCCTGCCATCCGGCTCAAAAACATGGCTTTATATATATGGCATCGATGGCAAGCGCCGGGAGATGAATCTCGGAAATTATCCTGATGTCACCCTTGAGACGGCCAGGCACAAATTCGAAGACGCCAGACGCAAAGTAAAGAACGGTATTGACCCACTGAGAGAAAAAGAAGAAGCGGCAGAAAAACGTCGCAAGGCACCCACTGTTTCCGATCTCTGCACGGATTACATAGAACGCCACGCTAAAAGATTCAAACGTTCATGGGCAAAAGATGAGAGTATTTTGAACCGTGATGTGGTGCCGGTATGGGGTAAACGCAAAGCCGCTGACATCGCCAAGCGCGACGTGGTGCTGCTACTTGAAGGAATTGTCAATCGCAACGCTCCTGCGATGGCAAACAACTGCTTTCAGATTATTCGTAAAATGTTCAATTGGGCGATTGAGAAAGATATTCTTCAACACACACCATGCTCCGGAGTAAAGCTACCTTCGCCGAAACTGGCACGCGAACGGGTACTATCAGAAGAAGAAATCAAAACTTTTTGGCAGGCCCTTGATCTTAGCGACCTGGGCATGTCGGCAGAGTCCCGCCGTGCTCTTAAACTGATTCTTGTAACTGCACAACGCCCCGGAGAAGTGACAGCCATGCATTCCAGAGAGATTGATGGCCGTTGGTGGACAATTCCAAGTGACAGGGCAAAAAACGGAAAAGCTCACCGAGTATATTTGACCGACACAGCACTTGATCTAATTAGTAGCCCTGAAAGCAATGGTTACATATTTCCGTCCCCGGTCAGGCAATCAAAGAAGCACCCCGGCGAAGAGATCACCAACCCCATAGCTTGTAATGCTTTATCAGTGACGGTACGACGTAACCTGCGCTCTCCAATAACAGACAAGGACGGCAGGACGCTGTTTGATAAAGAAGGTAACCCGGCTACAAAGAACTGCTTCGGGATGGATCACTTCACACCCCACGATCTCCGGCGCACTGCTGCGACGTTTATGGCAAAAGCCGGTGAAATGGATGAGGTGATTGATGCGGTGTTGAACCATAACAAACAGGGGGTCATAAAGGTTTACAATCAATATCGGTATGATAAGGAAAAAAAGTCCGCACTCGAAACATGGGAACGCAAGCTGACCAGCATCGTCACCGGCACCAAAGCCAACGTCATTCCTATTTCGGCAGGAAGAAGTAGTATCAGACATGACAAATAA
- a CDS encoding phage holin family protein → MLVLITRWLVITVAILIASNIVPGISVDSLKTAIIAAAILGIINVFLRPVLLILTLPLTILTLGVFAFVINALMLLLVSHFVPEFKVDGFLSAFLGTLIISLVSWIANRFINKSNNKPDVNNRQKPDYIDLEQGDDGKWR, encoded by the coding sequence ATGCTGGTTCTCATCACGCGCTGGCTGGTCATTACCGTGGCCATATTAATTGCGTCCAATATTGTTCCCGGAATTTCCGTGGATTCTTTGAAAACAGCCATTATCGCCGCCGCCATCCTGGGGATCATTAATGTCTTTTTGCGTCCTGTTTTGCTGATTCTGACGCTGCCGTTGACCATTCTGACGCTGGGTGTTTTTGCTTTTGTCATCAATGCGTTAATGCTGCTTCTAGTGTCCCATTTTGTTCCGGAATTTAAAGTCGATGGTTTTTTATCTGCATTTCTGGGCACGTTGATCATCAGCCTGGTCAGTTGGATTGCCAATCGCTTTATTAACAAATCCAATAACAAGCCTGACGTGAACAATCGTCAAAAACCCGATTATATTGATCTGGAGCAGGGGGACGACGGGAAATGGCGCTAG
- a CDS encoding rubrerythrin, whose amino-acid sequence MDEKIREALQQAYTGEAKAALRLKLFADKADAEGYKQIARLFRVISFSEEIHGKRALRVLKEIKTTEENLAESFESEKKVAEIAYDSFVRMAEQAGDKPALLHFSQSRDVEETHANLYKQAMNHFMEERETVYHVCKVCGYVSDGVLPDECPICGAKKDQFTTFDQ is encoded by the coding sequence ATGGACGAAAAAATTCGTGAAGCCTTGCAGCAAGCCTACACCGGAGAAGCGAAAGCCGCCCTGCGGCTCAAATTATTTGCGGATAAAGCGGATGCGGAAGGCTACAAACAGATCGCGCGCCTGTTTCGCGTGATTTCTTTTTCCGAAGAAATTCACGGTAAGCGTGCGCTCCGCGTACTCAAGGAAATTAAAACGACGGAAGAAAATCTGGCTGAAAGTTTTGAATCGGAAAAAAAAGTTGCGGAAATTGCTTACGACAGTTTTGTGAGAATGGCGGAACAGGCGGGGGACAAACCGGCGCTTTTACATTTCAGTCAGAGCCGGGACGTGGAAGAGACGCATGCCAACCTTTATAAACAGGCGATGAATCATTTCATGGAAGAACGCGAAACGGTTTATCATGTTTGCAAAGTCTGCGGGTATGTGTCGGACGGTGTGCTGCCGGATGAATGCCCCATCTGCGGCGCGAAAAAAGATCAGTTTACAACTTTTGATCAGTAA
- a CDS encoding alpha/beta hydrolase, translated as MKKSPVRLPSGTKTKKINLALQGGGAHGAFTWGVLDRLLDDERIDIEGIVGTSAGAVNAAILAYGLEAGGRKKAKELLHQFWKFNSENCKCSPFQPTVFDKILGSKGSIEFSPYWQMFDILSRMFSPYQWNPNNTNVFKDILEELIDFSILQKSRNIRLYLCATNVLTGRLKVFDHSDITPEMILASACLPYLYQAPEINGEYYWDGGYMGNPPIFPVIYNTDCHDVLIVQINPINIPQVPRSTNEIFDRINTLSFNSSLMREMRAIYFVTSLIEKGELDSSKYKHTFIHTIDAEEEMSKLTASSKMNLDMEFLKYLFDTGKAKADEFLTNHFDEIGQKSSTDIVAKFF; from the coding sequence ATGAAGAAATCGCCAGTACGCTTACCATCAGGAACCAAAACAAAAAAAATTAATTTGGCTTTGCAGGGTGGCGGCGCCCATGGCGCCTTTACCTGGGGAGTATTGGACCGATTGCTCGATGATGAGCGCATTGACATTGAAGGAATTGTAGGAACCAGCGCCGGCGCCGTCAATGCAGCAATCCTTGCCTATGGCCTGGAAGCAGGCGGACGTAAAAAGGCGAAGGAACTTCTTCACCAGTTTTGGAAATTTAATTCGGAAAATTGCAAATGCTCGCCTTTTCAACCGACAGTCTTCGATAAAATCCTTGGCAGTAAAGGATCTATAGAATTTTCCCCTTACTGGCAGATGTTTGATATTCTTTCGCGCATGTTTTCGCCCTATCAGTGGAATCCCAATAATACGAATGTATTTAAAGATATTCTCGAAGAGCTGATCGACTTTTCAATTCTGCAGAAGTCACGCAACATCAGACTTTACCTTTGTGCCACCAACGTATTAACCGGTCGCTTAAAAGTTTTCGACCATAGCGACATAACGCCGGAAATGATTCTGGCTTCCGCCTGTCTGCCTTACCTGTATCAGGCTCCCGAAATCAACGGGGAGTATTACTGGGATGGCGGTTATATGGGTAATCCGCCGATTTTTCCTGTTATTTATAATACGGATTGCCACGATGTCCTGATTGTCCAGATCAATCCGATCAATATTCCCCAAGTTCCCCGGAGTACGAATGAGATTTTCGACCGGATCAACACTTTGAGCTTCAATTCCAGCCTGATGCGTGAAATGAGAGCTATTTACTTTGTTACTTCTTTAATCGAAAAGGGTGAACTTGATTCCTCCAAATACAAGCATACGTTCATTCACACGATTGATGCCGAGGAGGAAATGTCTAAACTGACCGCGTCGAGCAAAATGAATCTGGATATGGAATTTCTGAAATATTTATTTGATACCGGCAAAGCAAAAGCCGATGAATTTCTCACCAATCATTTTGACGAAATAGGCCAAAAATCGTCAACTGATATCGTCGCAAAATTTTTCTAA
- a CDS encoding rubredoxin: MKKYVCGVCGYVYDPVNGDPENGVAKGTEFRDLPEDWSCPVCGADKSEFAPE; encoded by the coding sequence ATGAAAAAGTATGTTTGCGGTGTCTGCGGTTATGTATATGATCCGGTCAATGGCGATCCGGAAAATGGTGTAGCGAAAGGCACGGAATTCAGAGACTTGCCGGAGGACTGGTCATGTCCGGTTTGCGGCGCCGATAAGAGTGAGTTTGCTCCGGAATAA
- a CDS encoding indolepyruvate ferredoxin oxidoreductase, translating to MKTRIPSKTINVILTGVGGQGNVMASRVLAGMLVDAGYVVTIGETFGMSQRGGSVMSHLRISSDSVRSPQIPKGGADVIIALEPLEALRVLTVYGNPRVSVLSNSRPVYPIGVITGELAYPSDEAVRTAFDKLTARSWMIDATSVGLQLGNPVLSNIVMIGALAQTGLLPLDRRMFEDEIKKTLPADKRAVNLKAFDEGAALIKNS from the coding sequence ATGAAAACGCGAATCCCTTCAAAAACAATCAATGTCATATTAACCGGTGTCGGCGGTCAGGGCAATGTCATGGCTTCGCGCGTTCTGGCGGGCATGCTGGTGGATGCAGGCTATGTTGTTACCATCGGCGAGACGTTCGGCATGTCGCAGCGCGGCGGCTCGGTGATGAGCCATCTGCGCATTTCGTCCGACTCGGTGAGAAGTCCGCAGATTCCGAAGGGCGGAGCGGATGTGATTATTGCGCTGGAGCCTCTGGAAGCACTTCGTGTTCTGACGGTTTATGGTAATCCCCGGGTCAGTGTTTTGTCCAATTCCCGTCCTGTCTATCCGATTGGCGTCATTACCGGCGAATTGGCTTATCCATCCGATGAAGCCGTCAGGACGGCGTTTGACAAGTTAACCGCTCGATCATGGATGATTGACGCAACATCCGTCGGCCTGCAACTGGGCAATCCTGTTTTAAGCAATATCGTCATGATCGGAGCGCTGGCGCAAACCGGCCTTCTGCCCTTGGACCGCCGGATGTTTGAAGATGAAATTAAAAAAACGTTGCCGGCTGACAAACGGGCCGTGAATTTGAAGGCCTTTGATGAAGGCGCGGCACTGATAAAAAACAGTTGA
- a CDS encoding indolepyruvate ferredoxin oxidoreductase yields MTKLLQPAKSKVLFLGNEAIARGALEAGLSVATGYPGTPSSEVIESLAPVARERNLYVEWSVNEKVALEVAAAASFAGLRSMAVMKQNGVNVASDFLLHLTASGTRGGLVLVSCEDPGALSSVNEGESRYFARMLEMPLLEPADFQEAKDLTKWAFELSEQIGNVVMLRSVTRMSHASGNVICGKLPAKSRQARFEYNGSVMDSSRGPMISTPVVAKHLLHQQKLKVVEDLFEKSSFNRYIGPAKPELLIMTSSACFLYSGEAVEILGLQKKVGILKLATTWPLPPKLLKKHLLKTDKVLIVEEVMPFLEENIKVLAAGMISQMSGKTFYGKMDQTLPAAGELNPDIVADALCKILKVKRKMLPAGYAAELKKAAALIPVREQTFCAGCPHRASFWNIHNAIALDGRKGFVCGDIGCYSMAALSPATGYHTMPTLHSMGSGTGLASGFAKLTQFGLDQPILTVCGDSTFYHAVIPALINAQHNRADITFIVLDNAGTAMTGFQPHPGLAVSAIKETVPAVDIAAICTAIGAKVAVSDPFDLAATGKILTSFLAEKGSVKVLILRQACALSPQKKGSKPFDVKVNETLCLGDACGCNRLCTRIFRCPALTWDRSKKKAVVDEVICAGCGVCTSICPQKAIIKTEVTRT; encoded by the coding sequence ATGACAAAATTATTACAACCGGCCAAATCAAAGGTTTTATTTCTGGGCAATGAAGCAATTGCGCGGGGAGCGCTGGAAGCAGGCCTTTCGGTAGCCACGGGCTATCCGGGAACGCCGTCTTCCGAAGTAATCGAGTCGCTGGCGCCGGTTGCCCGTGAAAGAAATCTTTACGTGGAATGGTCGGTCAATGAAAAGGTGGCCCTCGAAGTGGCCGCCGCCGCTTCTTTTGCCGGTCTGCGTTCGATGGCTGTTATGAAACAAAACGGCGTGAACGTGGCCTCTGATTTTCTGCTGCATCTGACCGCCTCCGGTACGCGCGGGGGGCTGGTGCTGGTCTCCTGCGAAGATCCCGGTGCCTTGTCGAGTGTCAATGAGGGGGAATCACGCTATTTCGCAAGGATGCTGGAAATGCCGCTTCTGGAACCGGCGGATTTTCAGGAAGCCAAGGATCTGACAAAGTGGGCGTTTGAATTGTCGGAGCAAATCGGCAATGTCGTGATGCTGCGTTCGGTGACGCGCATGTCACATGCCAGCGGCAATGTTATTTGCGGGAAGCTGCCCGCCAAATCAAGGCAGGCGAGGTTTGAATACAACGGGTCGGTGATGGATTCGAGCCGCGGACCGATGATCAGCACGCCGGTTGTGGCCAAGCATCTGCTGCATCAGCAAAAACTTAAAGTCGTTGAAGACCTGTTTGAAAAGAGTTCTTTCAACCGGTATATCGGTCCGGCAAAACCCGAATTGCTGATTATGACCAGCAGCGCCTGTTTTCTTTACTCCGGAGAAGCTGTTGAAATACTGGGACTGCAAAAAAAAGTCGGCATTTTGAAACTTGCTACGACCTGGCCTCTGCCTCCCAAGCTGCTTAAAAAACATTTGCTCAAGACGGATAAGGTTTTAATCGTCGAAGAAGTCATGCCGTTTCTGGAAGAAAACATCAAGGTTCTGGCGGCGGGGATGATCAGTCAGATGAGCGGTAAAACCTTTTACGGCAAAATGGATCAAACGCTTCCGGCCGCCGGAGAGTTGAACCCGGATATCGTGGCCGATGCGCTTTGCAAAATATTGAAGGTCAAACGAAAAATGCTGCCTGCCGGTTATGCCGCTGAATTAAAGAAAGCCGCAGCATTGATTCCGGTGAGGGAACAAACATTCTGCGCCGGATGTCCGCACCGCGCGTCGTTCTGGAATATCCACAATGCCATAGCACTCGATGGCCGCAAAGGGTTTGTCTGCGGTGATATCGGCTGTTATTCGATGGCGGCTTTATCGCCTGCGACCGGTTATCACACGATGCCCACGCTGCATTCGATGGGGTCCGGCACGGGACTGGCCAGCGGCTTTGCCAAGCTGACGCAGTTTGGTCTGGATCAACCCATTCTGACGGTTTGCGGTGATTCCACGTTTTATCATGCGGTGATTCCGGCGCTCATCAACGCGCAGCACAACCGGGCGGACATTACCTTTATTGTTCTGGACAACGCCGGTACTGCCATGACGGGCTTTCAGCCGCATCCGGGACTGGCGGTAAGCGCGATTAAAGAAACAGTGCCTGCCGTGGACATTGCGGCGATCTGTACCGCGATCGGCGCAAAAGTGGCGGTGAGCGATCCGTTTGACCTTGCGGCCACCGGTAAAATATTAACGTCGTTTCTGGCGGAAAAAGGATCGGTCAAAGTCTTGATCCTGAGACAGGCCTGCGCGCTCAGTCCCCAGAAAAAAGGCAGCAAGCCGTTCGATGTGAAGGTCAATGAAACCCTGTGTCTGGGCGATGCGTGTGGCTGCAACCGCTTGTGTACAAGGATTTTCCGTTGTCCGGCTCTGACCTGGGACCGGAGCAAAAAGAAGGCGGTGGTTGACGAGGTAATCTGCGCCGGCTGCGGTGTGTGCACGTCGATCTGTCCGCAGAAAGCCATTATAAAAACGGAGGTGACCCGCACCTGA
- a CDS encoding MBL fold metallo-hydrolase, whose translation MGDIYSAIKVSDHVYWVGAIDWTIRDFHGYTTPHGSTYNAYLVMADKITLIDTVKAPFMDEMLDRIASVVDPSKIDYVVSNHSEQDHSGCLFEVIDRIKPEKVFASPMGVKNLKDIFHNDYNILPVKDGEILSLGNMDLKFMETRMIHWPDSMFSYLEKDGLLFSQDAFGMHLATLERFADELPAEQLAYEAATYYANIVLPYSPVVLKTLEKVAATGWAIKIFAPDHGPIWRKDLGFILGLYQRWAQQKPANKAVVVYATMWHSTEMMARAIAESMAREGVQVRLLSMNETHRSEVVYEVLEAGALIVGSPTLNNNILPQMADVMTYLKGLKPVNLIGTAFGSFGWSGESVKDLEAILKEMKVEIVAEPVSVKHVPGKDVLEKCSDLGKSIASELKKKLSH comes from the coding sequence ATGGGAGATATCTACTCCGCGATTAAAGTAAGCGATCATGTCTACTGGGTGGGCGCCATCGATTGGACCATCCGTGATTTTCACGGCTACACCACCCCCCATGGCAGTACCTATAACGCTTACCTGGTGATGGCGGACAAAATTACGCTGATCGACACGGTCAAAGCGCCGTTCATGGATGAAATGCTGGATCGCATTGCGTCTGTTGTTGATCCGTCTAAAATTGACTATGTTGTTTCCAATCATTCCGAACAGGATCATTCCGGATGTCTTTTTGAAGTGATTGATCGCATCAAGCCGGAAAAAGTATTTGCGTCCCCGATGGGTGTTAAAAACCTGAAAGACATTTTTCACAACGACTATAATATTCTGCCGGTCAAAGACGGTGAGATACTCAGTCTGGGCAATATGGATTTAAAGTTTATGGAAACCAGGATGATTCATTGGCCGGATTCCATGTTTTCGTATCTGGAAAAAGACGGCCTTTTGTTTTCACAGGACGCCTTCGGCATGCACCTGGCGACGCTTGAGCGGTTCGCCGACGAGCTGCCGGCCGAACAGCTTGCCTACGAAGCGGCGACGTATTACGCCAACATTGTTTTGCCCTACTCGCCGGTTGTGCTTAAAACCCTGGAGAAGGTTGCGGCAACGGGCTGGGCCATTAAAATATTCGCGCCGGATCATGGTCCCATCTGGCGAAAAGATTTAGGGTTCATCCTTGGTCTTTATCAAAGGTGGGCACAGCAGAAACCCGCGAACAAGGCCGTGGTGGTTTACGCCACCATGTGGCATTCGACGGAAATGATGGCCAGGGCGATTGCCGAATCAATGGCGCGGGAAGGCGTCCAGGTGAGGCTTCTTTCCATGAATGAAACACACCGCAGCGAGGTGGTTTATGAAGTGCTGGAGGCGGGCGCGCTCATTGTCGGGTCCCCTACACTCAACAACAACATCCTGCCGCAGATGGCGGACGTTATGACGTATCTCAAAGGCTTGAAGCCCGTCAATTTAATCGGGACGGCCTTCGGGTCATTCGGCTGGAGCGGTGAATCGGTTAAAGATCTGGAAGCAATTCTCAAAGAGATGAAAGTGGAAATCGTCGCCGAACCGGTTTCCGTCAAGCACGTTCCCGGCAAAGACGTTCTCGAAAAATGTTCCGACCTGGGGAAATCGATTGCATCTGAACTGAAAAAGAAGCTATCCCACTAA